One genomic segment of Euzebya pacifica includes these proteins:
- a CDS encoding peptidoglycan DD-metalloendopeptidase family protein — MEAAGRNIERVGAGVERTGRAIEATGAGIERTGRTAEVGGKAAQAGGRAAEAGGKAAQKGGKALREASQKAVQAGAKLSATGKGAIVGVPIMIVGAVGVVAGGAAEAGGKASEVGGKGAQKAGNVAERAGRATKEVGAKAKEAGTQIKDAGERTKQSGQEVQAAGHALGKVRDMAEERAIKGALTASGAGAAHQALTAGLKPAAAVAEKAAKKIDLNQKAIDRIAEESGFLGQQLQKRYDRLLKRANVILPGSGAAIRSTPAFTLGLAAACSLPVILVLVLVMTLLGGGSPVGTAANPEPSGAGEAVASAQPDTLSAYRSLATRRSVPWPVVAGIGYLTSRHQTVHPYSLDEMTGGWPRARSGPAPEHALTQAATPAVGSPDSTPTPDGTEVSSTASLGEGHVVFSQTGVDPSPSPTPATGEPLPAPVADSGAGGFFDDDGAAVIGPTEFVSGGHGPFLLSEDYLDGAFNWSESSFAGNPQMGDAALDAILTEMNAYLRLWLDGEVSGPTEYLNGYLGTSTSGPVTSEDDAGIDADALAPELEEDIVSPEGWVIAPGSTNASGQGTPVAYTVEVEDGLGPTAASVAGTVDAVLLDHRSWAAAGRPLQRTASLTLAHVRVVLVSDATKTSLCGPDPLCVSGNVIAVGLSAWTAPPGHFSGGSDWRAYLLNHAIGVHLGQPAGTCGTGKPAPVTMRQFTATDLGDCVAGPWVDADAALGGGGFAPIDLDPDAITQLVRVGNMDRRFLASDQDWETHLAYWRMALEAIEPMVDLTDVQICTLPVHGLTTPQKIDRAVRCEALNLPIHVIDPVTGNVMDRNDAVNLLGQEAVQVAWLYNEWGQKVPCDSDRSIGGIFPVPPSPLHDDDNNPDTPPVPYYDRCDEATNLKIAMVGHHSLPPGVGLIDQHAAPVRGSHPARPYEWMLRGWGWNAGVGGLNDDGIFDKAAGNDNFPADGPAVIGQWAGGGLVCDQALLQFVGGLMGEDFALPDTWRLPSSGGLLLEGADALATLWADLQGMEQWDPVDQACAPPYPDGEPHLDRLFAYAVFDAFRSVSPDLSVFEDPTGPADEPSGDAAPEAVRRLYAHAQAQAFRSEDGQSVLTSAQWGVTSSVSRLANPAIIVEVPTWTPAAHPDFANYVMAYALSMVGEDCGGIGFGSAGTTLTGTTDLSTGAGQLSWEEIAQIAYDAGFRGEDLIVAVALTQPESGRNPSINNAGTNTNGTIDYGLWQINDIHNPPIPGIYEPVVNARFAYDIYRTAPRGGGYNFTPWSAFNAGRHTQWLDEARAGAEAALGDRINDPPPEGSKPPLPGGQPAGTQAFAGACMTVGGLSLVGANGLVCPNAGPTTFWNDWGASRGGGSRTHKGLDMFAAVGVPIVANESGTIGYSGLSSSRNPGNRVQLRGDSGNHWLSLHMDSIDPTIAPGVRVQQGQVLGTVGYTGNAYGTPAHNHHQFHPNGGASSPLYEVMSVVCAQNMGTTTGSAPGGMDQAIFASATSTKCMPARTCSGQPG; from the coding sequence GTGGAGGCCGCTGGACGCAACATTGAACGCGTCGGTGCTGGTGTTGAGCGGACGGGACGGGCGATCGAGGCAACCGGCGCAGGGATTGAACGGACCGGACGCACCGCTGAGGTGGGCGGCAAGGCGGCCCAGGCCGGCGGTCGCGCTGCTGAGGCCGGCGGCAAGGCAGCCCAGAAGGGCGGCAAGGCACTCCGGGAGGCGTCGCAGAAGGCCGTGCAGGCGGGTGCGAAGTTGTCGGCGACCGGCAAGGGCGCGATCGTCGGGGTCCCGATCATGATCGTTGGTGCCGTCGGTGTGGTGGCGGGTGGAGCCGCCGAGGCCGGCGGAAAGGCATCCGAGGTCGGGGGGAAAGGAGCCCAGAAAGCCGGCAATGTGGCCGAACGCGCCGGAAGGGCAACGAAAGAAGTCGGGGCAAAGGCGAAAGAAGCCGGCACCCAGATCAAGGATGCCGGGGAAAGAACCAAGCAGTCGGGGCAGGAAGTCCAAGCCGCTGGCCATGCGCTAGGCAAGGTCCGGGACATGGCTGAGGAACGAGCCATCAAGGGCGCGCTCACCGCGTCAGGCGCGGGCGCGGCCCACCAAGCCCTGACCGCCGGGCTGAAACCCGCAGCGGCAGTCGCGGAGAAAGCCGCCAAGAAGATCGACCTCAACCAGAAGGCGATCGACCGGATCGCTGAGGAGTCCGGATTCCTTGGCCAGCAACTGCAGAAGCGATACGACCGTCTGCTCAAGCGCGCCAACGTGATCCTGCCTGGTTCCGGAGCAGCGATCCGGTCAACGCCTGCCTTCACCCTGGGTCTTGCGGCGGCGTGCTCCTTGCCGGTGATCCTCGTCCTCGTCCTCGTCATGACGCTTCTGGGTGGCGGGTCTCCCGTAGGAACGGCTGCCAATCCTGAACCCTCAGGTGCTGGAGAAGCGGTGGCCTCGGCGCAGCCAGACACCTTGTCGGCCTATCGGTCGCTCGCGACCCGTCGGTCCGTCCCGTGGCCAGTCGTCGCGGGCATCGGCTACCTCACCAGTCGGCACCAAACGGTTCATCCGTACAGCCTCGACGAGATGACCGGCGGGTGGCCGAGGGCGCGCAGTGGCCCTGCACCAGAGCACGCCCTCACCCAAGCAGCCACTCCCGCAGTTGGCTCACCGGATTCCACGCCCACCCCGGACGGGACCGAAGTCTCTTCAACTGCCTCCCTCGGAGAGGGGCACGTGGTCTTCTCCCAGACCGGCGTGGATCCCTCGCCCAGCCCGACTCCTGCCACCGGCGAACCGCTCCCCGCACCCGTGGCGGACAGTGGAGCGGGTGGGTTCTTCGACGATGACGGCGCTGCCGTCATTGGACCAACCGAGTTCGTCTCGGGTGGGCACGGCCCGTTCCTGTTGTCCGAGGACTACCTCGACGGGGCCTTCAACTGGTCGGAGTCCAGCTTCGCCGGCAATCCGCAGATGGGTGATGCCGCACTCGACGCGATCCTCACCGAGATGAACGCCTACCTTCGCCTGTGGTTGGACGGCGAAGTCAGTGGGCCCACCGAGTACCTCAACGGTTACCTGGGCACGTCAACTAGCGGCCCGGTGACGTCCGAGGACGACGCCGGAATAGACGCCGACGCACTCGCGCCGGAACTCGAGGAGGACATCGTCTCCCCCGAGGGCTGGGTGATCGCGCCCGGGTCGACCAACGCGTCGGGCCAAGGCACACCGGTTGCCTACACCGTGGAGGTGGAAGACGGCCTCGGCCCCACTGCCGCCTCGGTCGCCGGCACCGTGGACGCTGTCCTGCTCGACCACCGGTCATGGGCGGCGGCCGGCCGCCCCTTGCAGCGCACCGCCAGCCTCACGCTAGCCCACGTCCGCGTCGTGCTGGTCAGCGACGCCACCAAGACCAGCCTCTGCGGCCCGGACCCGCTCTGTGTGTCCGGCAACGTCATCGCGGTCGGGCTCAGCGCCTGGACCGCCCCACCCGGCCACTTCTCCGGTGGCAGCGACTGGCGGGCCTACCTGCTCAACCACGCCATCGGTGTCCACCTCGGACAACCCGCCGGAACTTGCGGCACAGGGAAACCCGCGCCGGTCACGATGCGGCAGTTCACCGCCACCGACCTCGGCGACTGCGTCGCCGGCCCGTGGGTCGATGCAGACGCCGCCCTTGGGGGTGGCGGGTTCGCCCCAATCGATCTGGATCCTGACGCGATCACCCAGCTGGTGCGGGTCGGCAACATGGACCGCAGGTTCCTCGCGTCGGACCAGGACTGGGAAACGCACCTCGCCTACTGGCGAATGGCGCTTGAGGCCATCGAACCGATGGTCGACCTCACCGATGTGCAGATCTGCACCCTTCCCGTGCACGGGCTGACCACCCCGCAGAAGATCGACCGGGCCGTGCGGTGCGAAGCACTGAACCTGCCCATCCACGTGATCGACCCGGTCACCGGCAACGTGATGGACCGCAACGACGCGGTGAACCTGCTCGGACAGGAAGCCGTCCAGGTCGCATGGCTCTACAACGAATGGGGGCAGAAGGTCCCGTGCGACTCCGATCGGAGCATCGGCGGCATCTTCCCGGTCCCGCCGTCACCGCTGCACGACGATGACAACAACCCCGACACACCCCCCGTTCCCTACTACGACCGGTGCGACGAGGCGACCAACCTGAAGATCGCCATGGTCGGCCATCACAGCCTCCCGCCCGGCGTTGGACTGATCGATCAGCACGCCGCACCGGTCCGTGGTAGCCACCCCGCCCGCCCCTACGAATGGATGTTGCGCGGCTGGGGTTGGAACGCAGGGGTCGGCGGCCTGAACGACGACGGAATCTTCGACAAGGCCGCCGGCAACGACAACTTCCCCGCTGACGGCCCCGCGGTCATCGGCCAATGGGCCGGCGGCGGACTGGTGTGCGACCAGGCGTTGCTGCAGTTCGTCGGCGGCCTAATGGGTGAGGACTTCGCCCTGCCCGACACCTGGCGGCTGCCGTCCTCCGGCGGTCTTCTCCTCGAGGGGGCCGATGCGCTGGCGACCCTGTGGGCCGACCTGCAGGGCATGGAGCAATGGGACCCGGTGGACCAGGCGTGCGCCCCGCCCTATCCCGACGGCGAACCCCACCTTGACCGGTTGTTCGCCTACGCGGTCTTTGACGCGTTCCGTTCCGTGTCCCCAGACCTGTCGGTCTTCGAGGACCCCACCGGCCCGGCCGACGAACCCTCCGGGGACGCTGCCCCCGAGGCGGTGCGCCGCCTCTACGCCCACGCGCAGGCCCAAGCGTTCCGCAGCGAGGACGGCCAGTCGGTCCTGACCTCGGCCCAGTGGGGAGTCACGTCGTCGGTGAGTCGTCTCGCCAATCCGGCGATCATCGTGGAAGTCCCCACATGGACGCCAGCAGCACACCCGGACTTCGCCAACTACGTGATGGCCTACGCCCTGTCGATGGTCGGGGAGGACTGCGGCGGCATCGGCTTCGGTTCGGCAGGCACAACGCTGACGGGCACCACCGACCTGTCCACCGGCGCCGGACAGCTGTCGTGGGAGGAGATCGCCCAGATCGCCTACGACGCCGGGTTCCGCGGCGAGGACCTCATCGTCGCCGTGGCGCTCACCCAACCGGAGTCTGGGCGCAACCCGAGCATCAACAATGCCGGGACCAACACCAACGGGACGATCGACTACGGCCTGTGGCAGATCAACGACATCCACAACCCGCCCATCCCCGGAATCTACGAGCCGGTGGTCAATGCCCGTTTCGCCTACGACATCTACCGAACTGCGCCCCGCGGCGGCGGCTACAACTTCACGCCCTGGTCGGCGTTCAACGCCGGCCGCCACACCCAGTGGCTCGACGAGGCACGAGCCGGCGCCGAGGCCGCGCTTGGCGACCGGATCAACGACCCGCCTCCCGAAGGCAGCAAGCCTCCGCTGCCCGGTGGACAGCCAGCAGGAACCCAGGCCTTCGCCGGCGCCTGCATGACCGTTGGTGGGCTGTCGTTGGTCGGTGCCAACGGGTTGGTGTGCCCAAACGCGGGCCCGACGACATTCTGGAACGACTGGGGGGCGTCGCGCGGTGGCGGCAGCCGAACCCACAAGGGCCTGGACATGTTCGCGGCGGTTGGCGTGCCGATCGTCGCCAACGAGTCGGGCACCATCGGCTATTCGGGCCTGTCGTCCAGCCGCAACCCCGGCAACCGGGTCCAGTTGCGCGGCGACTCGGGCAACCACTGGCTGTCGCTGCACATGGACTCCATTGACCCAACCATCGCCCCGGGGGTACGGGTGCAGCAGGGGCAGGTGCTTGGGACCGTCGGCTACACCGGCAACGCCTACGGCACCCCGGCCCACAACCACCACCAGTTCCATCCCAACGGTGGGGCCTCCTCCCCGCTGTACGAGGTGATGAGCGTGGTGTGCGCCCAAAACATGGGAACCACAACTGGTAGCGCGCCCGGCGGCATGGACCAAGCAATCTTCGCCTCGGCCACGTCCACCAAGTGCATGCCAGCCCGAACCTGCTCAGGACAACCCGGATGA